The nucleotide sequence CCGCCAGGGGGGTGGCGGCGTCGGCCCGCGGGCGGCTCTGCGGCTACGCCGGCCGGGGCACGCCGGCGGGGCGCGCTGCCGCCGGAGGCGTAGGCGGCGGGTCGCGGCTACGCCTGGGGGCGGCCCAGCTCGTCGGGGCCGGGACCGGCCAGGGGGCGCTCGCGGCCGGCCTCGCGCCGCTGCTCGACCGCGGTGCGGGCCAGGGAGGCGACCCCGCGCACGGCCAGGAACCCGGCCACCAGCGGCGCCATGACCAGGCGGGGGTCGCGGGCGTAGCGGCGGCAGTAGAAGCGCAGGGCGCTGCGGTGGTGGTGGACCACCTTGCGGTAGGGGGCGCTGCGGGTCGACCCGCCGACCACGTGCTTGACCTCGGCCAGGGGGTCGAACACGACCCGCCAGCCGGCCCGGTGCAGCCGCAGGCAGGCGTCCATCTCCTCGAAGTACATGAAGTAGCCGGGGTCGAACCCGCCGATCTGCTCGAAGGCCCGGCGGCGGACCAGCATGCAGGCCCCCGACACCCAGTCGACGTCCAGGGGCCGGCTGCGGTCGACCCCGGCCATGTGGTAGCGGCGGGTGGCCGGGTTGTCGGGCCACAGCGGGGCCAGGGCGGCGTGGGCGGCCCCCATCAGCAGCGACGGGAACCGGCGCCCGGTGGGGTAGTCGGAGCCGTCGGGGTTGGCCAGGTGGGGCCCGACACAGCCGATCTTCGGGTCCGAGGCCGCGGTGGCCAGCAGCCGCCGCAGCGACCCCGGCGACAGCCAGGTGTCGGGGTTGACGATCAGCAGCCACGGCGCCCCGGTGATCTCCACCCCGGCGTTGATGGCCCGCGACAGCCCCACGTTGGCGTGGTTCTCCAGCACCTTGGCCCCGTAGCCGCGGGCGATCTCGACGCTGGCGTCGGTGGAGGCGTTGTCGACCACCACCACCTCCAGCGGGTGCGGCGCCGCCGCCCGCTCCAGCGACCCCAGGCACATGGCCAGGTCGCGGGCGCTCTGGAAGGTCACCAGCACCACCGCGACGGCGGTCTCGGGCGGCGTTGGCGGGTTCGGCACCATGACGAGGATCCTAACGAGCCGCGCCAGCGAACGTTTTCTGGACGTGAGCGACCCGGGAGAACCTTACCGCCCCATGGACGGGCAACAAGCCTGTGTCTTCTGCGGCCGGCAGCGACGCCGCCTGACGCGCTGAGCAAGGCATTCTCACCGGGCGTGGGCGATGTTAGGCTCGGCCGGCCGACGGCGGCCGAGCGAAAGGGGCATCCCATGGTCCGGTTCAGCTACGTGCAGACCCCCGACTACCCCCTGAGCGACTCGATCGACATGATCAAAACCGCCGACGACCTGGGCTTCTACGCCTGCTACAGCGTCGACGAGATCTACCACAAGGACATGTGGCTGCTGTTCGCGGCCGCGGCCGACAAGACCCGCAACATCCGCATGGGGCCCAACGTCACCCACGTGATCCTGCGCGAGCCCACCCTGATCGCCCAGCAGCTGGCCACCCTGGACGAGCTCACCGGCG is from Actinomycetota bacterium and encodes:
- a CDS encoding glycosyltransferase family 2 protein, producing MVPNPPTPPETAVAVVLVTFQSARDLAMCLGSLERAAAPHPLEVVVVDNASTDASVEIARGYGAKVLENHANVGLSRAINAGVEITGAPWLLIVNPDTWLSPGSLRRLLATAASDPKIGCVGPHLANPDGSDYPTGRRFPSLLMGAAHAALAPLWPDNPATRRYHMAGVDRSRPLDVDWVSGACMLVRRRAFEQIGGFDPGYFMYFEEMDACLRLHRAGWRVVFDPLAEVKHVVGGSTRSAPYRKVVHHHRSALRFYCRRYARDPRLVMAPLVAGFLAVRGVASLARTAVEQRREAGRERPLAGPGPDELGRPQA